A part of Saccopteryx bilineata isolate mSacBil1 chromosome 10, mSacBil1_pri_phased_curated, whole genome shotgun sequence genomic DNA contains:
- the XCR1 gene encoding chemokine XC receptor 1: MEPSSTPGSTTFYDYDPQSFLCEKQSFTFATFSTTILYCLVFLLSLAGNSLVLWVLVKYESLESLTNVFILNLCLSDLVFSCLLPLWTLEYHWGWLLGDFFCKLFNMVFSVSLFNSIFFLTIMTIHRYMAVVRPLSSLRVHTLRCRVSVTTAVWAASVLSSLLDALFHKVFHNSDTSRCDYSEHKWFLASVYQHNVFFLLSTGIILFCYVEILRTLFRSPSKRHHRTVRLILTIVLAQFLSWAPYNLILLLQTLLSLGVIQSCRVSQQLDYALLVCRNIAFSHCCFNPVLYVFVGVKFRRHLKSLLRSFWLCRPQAPSLSPAPHSPGAFRYEGASFY, translated from the coding sequence ATGGAGCCCTCAAGCACCCCGGGGTCCACCACGTTTTATGATTATGATCCTCAGAGCTTTCTGTGTGAGAAGCAGAGCTTCACCTTCGCCACCTTCAGCACCACCATCCTCTACTGCCTGGTGTTTCTCCTCAGCCTGGCGGGCAACAGCCTGGTGTTGTGGGTCCTGGTGAAGTACGAGAGCCTGGAGTCCCTCACCAATGTCTTCATCCTCAACCTGTGCCTCTCAGACCTGGTGTTCTCCTGCTTGCTGCCTCTGTGGACCTTGGAATACCACTGGGGCTGGTTGCTAGGCGACTTCTTCTGCAAGCTCTTCAACATGGTCTTCTCCGTCAGCCTCTTCAACAGCATCTTCTTCCTGACCATCATGACCATCCACCGCTACATGGCGGTGGTGcgccccctctcctccctgcgcGTCCACACCCTCCGCTGCCGCGTGTCGGTGACCACAGCCGTGTGGGCAGCCAGCGTCCTGTCCTCCCTCCTCGATGCCCTCTTCCATAAAGTGTTTCACAACTCGGACACTTCACGCTGTGATTATTCAGAACATAAGTGGTTCCTGGCCTCGGTCTACCAGCACAAcgtcttcttcctgctgtccacGGGGATTATCCTGTTCTGCTACGTGGAGATTCTCAGGACTCTGTTCCGCTCGCCGTCCAAACGCCACCACCGGACCGTCCGGCTCATCCTCACCATCGTGCTGGCGCAGTTCCTCAGCTGGGCGCCCTACAACCTGATCCTGCTCCTGCAGACGCTGCTGAGCCTGGGGGTCATTCAGAGCTGCCGGGTCAGCCAGCAGCTGGATTACGCCTTGCTCGTCTGCCGCAACATCGCCTTCTCCCACTGCTGCTTCAACCCGGTGCTCTACGTCTTCGTCGGGGTCAAGTTCCGCCGACACCTCAAAAGTCTGCTCCGCAGCTTCTGGCTCTGCCGACCCCAGGCGCCCAGCCTCTCCCCGGCGCCTCACTCCCCAGGCGCCTTCCGCTACGAGGGCGCCTCCTTCTACTGA